The following is a genomic window from Mobula hypostoma chromosome 20, sMobHyp1.1, whole genome shotgun sequence.
TGGGGAgaataccatctggtccaggtgacttatctaccttcaaacctttcagtttcctaagaaccttctccctagtaatggcaacttcaccctcattctactaaactcatattgagtacaggcccagagatatcaaatgctcctcatacattaacccttttgtttccaggatcattctaatgaaccttctctggacgctctccaatgccagcacattgtatcttagataaggggcccaaaactgctaccaatactccaagtgcagtctgaccaataccatACAAAACTTCACAATTACCTCTACAAAGGCAAAATCTCATTGATCCACAAAACACCAATGAATGTTACTGCATTCCTACTCAATTCCTGAAAAACCACTGCACCCAAAATTGAAACAGGGTTTGGAGGTGACAATTAGTAAACTTCATCTAATTCCAACTATCAAATGTGGTGATAGCAATGCCAGCCCCATGGCCTCGTATCACTCAGCAAGATCAGAAAGTGTTGATCAAAGcacaaactaaatttattatcgaaatacATTTCTGAcatcaaatacaaccctgagattcattttcttgtgggcattcacaatagaaaaagaaatacgatagaatcaatgaaaaactacccagagactgacaaacaaccaatgtacaaaagaagatgatctgtacaaatacaaaatacataaataacagAGAATTGATGgtgtgaacagccagaggctttttcccagggctgaaaaggctaacacgaagaggcatagttttaatgtgcttggaaataTGTACcgaggttggtgcgtggaatgcactgccagcgatggtggtggaggcggatacaatagggtctttaaagagacttttAGATGGGTACACGAagcgtagaaaaatagaggcctatgcgctaggggaattctaggcagcttctagagtaggttacatggtcggcacaacattgtggccaaagGAACTGCAATGTGCtacagattttctatgttctatgaaagaggcattgaaagtgagtcaatagactGTGGAATCAACttagtgttgaagtgagtgaaattatccatgctacTTGAGGGGATTTTGTTTGCGAAGGAAGTTTATTTTGCATTGGACTCTCCATCTACTATATGCGATGGGTCTCGCTTTCCTGTAACCCCTGTCCATCAACCTCACCTTTCGGAAGCCACGAGTCTGATTGGTTCCCGATCCATGGATGAGTAGAGGGTGAAAGAACACAGTGTCACCCTTCTCCATTTCCAGGTGAAGCCGGGGATGACTGGGGTCATAATCGTGGATGCCATGATACATCTTATTGACGCCACCCTGAAAATATAGCAGACAAGGACAGCATACCACATCACCTTCATGAGCAAAAATAAAATTCTCCATGGAaacaacacaagaaataggagcaggagtaggccatccggcccatcgagcctgctctgccattcaataagttcatggctgatctggctatggactcatctccacctacctgccttttccccataacccttaattcctctactatgcaaaaatctatccaaccttgtcttaaatatatttactgaggtagcctccactgcttcattaggcagagaattggaaaagcagttcctcctcatctcccccgaatcttgaggttatgtctcctagttctagtctcacttaccagtggaaacaactttcctgcttctatcttacctatccgtttcataattttatatgtttttataagatctcttctcattcttctgaattccagtgagtacagcgagtacagtcccaggcaactcaatctcgtCTCATAGTCTAGCCCCCTCATctccggaatcaacctggtgaacctcctctacaccacctccaactcaaatatatccttcctcaagtatggagaccagaactgcacccagtactccaggtgcagcctcaccagtaccctgtatagttgcagcatgacctccctgctcctaaattcaatccctctagcaatgaagacacAAGAAAAGCCAGAAAACTCAGCACTGGAGTGTTCCAAGTCTGATACATTTCATTAACAGAACAAGTGTAATTACTAGAAACAATTTTAAGCAATCCAATTCTTGATGTGTGTTAGTTTAGCACTCTAACTTTCCTGAAATTAGGAGGTTTGGAATTTCTGATTAGGATTTAATTGTGATATTTAAATTTCTGTGCAATCTTGTTTCAAAATGATGCATGGATCTTATTTTAGTAAATTTTCGAGAAGAACAAGCATTTTGTAATTTCACTCCTCAAGGTGATTGTCCTACTTTTTTTTTGTGAAATGCATCCTGAGAGAAATCATCTGGCTCCACAAACCAGGATTGTTCTCTGTCAGACCTGGAAAGTCAGATTCATTATCAATGACCCAGATGACATAGTTTATTGAAAATCACCCTTAAagcttgtaaattccagtgagtacaagcctagtttcCATAATTTGTGTACTTAATTAAGAGATGCAACACGGTAACAGGCCTTTACAGTTCAacagcccacactgcccaattacacccacagggccaattaacccactaacctggtaccttcggaatgtgggaggaaacctcggcacttggaggaaacccaggcatcacaggagaaggtacaaacttcacagacagtggcgggaattgaacactgGTCGCGGTATAGTAACGGTGTTACACCACCGCACTTACCGGCCAATCGGGGTAAACGTGTTTCTTCAGGCTGCCCTTGTGTGTCCCCGGCAGCACCACAAGGCAGCCGTTGTTGCGGTCCACCTTCTCCATGGCAGTCCAGGCACATACGATCTGGGCCGCAGGCCGGAATGGAAAGTAATGCAGATCCTGGTGCAACGGATGCCGCGAAGTCTTCTTTCCTGAGAGCGTGTGCATACAGAACTCAATATGGTACAGGGGACAGCAGCATGAAGACCcaacacttaacattttaggaacagcttcttaccgtCTACCATAAGATATACAGATATATATTagacaaaatgaataaataatgagatgcacactactgtatttgtcaacgtggagcagagagcgactTTGGAAATCTGGCaagaagcaaaggatgttaggaatggcaagggtggaggggtgtgggacaggtggcagagatggagtgccaggagtgggggggggggcctggGTGCCAATACATCCATCCCTGAGgcatcaggcaaggtcatttgattccagtcaattggtttattgatcattacagaatgtctccctccCAGCTCCCTTCACTTTTCCCCAAGGacaattcccctctccttgcccccttcccactctctgtccacattagagacccatatcagaatcaggtttatcatcactcacttatgtcatgaaatttgttccttttgcaccagcagtacagtgcaatgcacacAATTACTACAACACTGTGCGAAAGTATGTGTCTATATCTATCtcacgactgcactgccagatccagctcaaaccgcagaatcaagttcgctgatgacacaacagtgggttggcctcatcagcaacaatgatgagttggcATACAGACAGAGGGTAGAGGGGCTTGACAGATACTCTGAGAACCACAGCCTGAGATTCAACACGCACAAGACAGaagagatgactgtggacttcagcaaggcacagGTCGATCTTTCTCcactgcacatcaatggctctgccaaggagagagtgaagagcatagGGTTCCTCGGTGTGCTCATAACGGACGATGTAACCTGTACCCACAACACCTTCTCATTAATCAAGGCTGTACAGAAGCACCAGGACTAGGACTgctagactgggtaacagcttcttccctcaggctgtgagactcatgaacaccctgccaccactgagatcCCATCACTTGGACAGAGAGCTGTTTACCGTACTGTTTACCCGAGCTGCGCTTTACTACACGCatcttgaattatattttattaacttattccTAATATTTTGGTTTAAGTGCTGTGTGTGATGCATGTTTTGTGAATGCACCATGGTCCACAGGAACACTATTTTGCTTGATGTATGCATAATCAAATGACTACAAACCTGAACTTGACATATAGCTGTTAAGTGCCACCGTGAAATTGTCGACTCATGGCGAGCCTATGGATACTGTAGCTGTCCATAGGGTTTTTGTGGCAAgctacagaagtagattgccaggcctctCTTCCCTACAGATAtagctgctgcccaggttgggacccggccggTTTCAAACTCGAAGTCcagtactgatgccactacaccatatCATACCCCTataaatttattataatttacagtGTATTGATATAtcatactgtactgctgctacaaaacaacaaatttaatgacagatGTCCGTGCTAAAACACcagattatactttatactttattgtcgccaaacaattgatactagagcgtacaatcatcacggcgatatttgattgttcttcgtgctccctggagtacaactcgatagtaaatattaaaaatttaaatcatcaatcgtaaatagaaaatagaaaagggaaagtaaggtagtgcaaaaaaaatcaagaggcaggtctggatatttgaagggtacagcccagatccgggtcaggatccattcagcagtcttatcacagttggaaagaagctgttcccaaatctggctgtacgagtcttcaagctcctgagccttctcccggagggaagagggacgaaaagtgtgttggctgggtgggtcgtgtccctgattatcctggcagcactgctccgacagcgtgcggtataaagtgagtccaaggacggaagattggcttgtgtgatgtgctgggctgtgttctgATACTGATTATACCATTCACATACTAACACTTTTCTCAGCCAGTTCTCAGGATGCACTGATCTCACTACAAGTTCATAGAGATTCTGCTTCTTGGATACTCAATCACCAATAATTTACCCTGGTCCAGCCATGTTGGCACTATGGCCAAGAGAGGTAACCATCACTTCCGCTTCCGAAGAAGGCTGAGGAAATTTAGCATGTCCCATATAACCCTCACCAACCTTTACAAGTGTACCCTAGATAGCACCTGATTAGGATGCGTTACAGCTTGCTACGGCAACTATTCTGCTCAAGTTCATAAGAAATTGTGGAGCTGTGAACTCAGCCCATTTCGTCACACAAACCAAGCCACCCTTTGTTGATTCTATCTACACCTCATACTGTctcgggaaagcagccaacataatcaatacCCCTCCCACTCCAGTCCTTCTACCTCCTGTCCCCTCACCTCGGTGGTATTTGAAAACACGTACCACCGCGATCAAGGACAGCGCCTGGCCTGCTGTTGGACTCTTGGATGGACTCTCATAGGCTGAAGGTGAACACTTGAGCTCCCAGTCTCCCTCCTCAAGGCCCTCGCACTTTATttgtcttcctgcactgcacttgttctgtaactgtaacagtaTGTACTGCATTCTGTTCTCATTTTACTACCTCGACGCACCTCTGTATGCcatgatgaaggctctcagcccaagcGTCCACTCTTTATGCCTACCTGACcacctgagttccttcagcattttgtgcgtgttgctctattttcagcgtctgcagaatctcttatgtttacatATGCCATGATCTGTCTAGATAGTGTACAGAACTTTTTCTCCGGAATCTTCCGTATATagtacgttggtgccagaagcactgGCAATTTTGGACGTAGTGCTGCAGTCAGATGGCTCCACAAAGACAGggcagctcagtcttttaaaggccaaggaggtggagtatgctttatgattatcCCCTcgaggcatcaggccctgatggtgtacctgggaGGGCTGTGTAAACCAATTGGCGGGAGGGTTCGAGGACAActtcaaactctcactgctgcGGTCGGAAGGTTCCCaccaaaagggcgacaatcatatCAGTGtcgaagaagagcagggtgagctgcctcaatccCCGTTGCTCAGTGGCCctcacatctgctgtgatgaagtgcttcgagaggtgggccatggccagaatcaactcctgcctaagcaaggacctggacccactgcagccTGCCTTTTGCCACAACAGgtgtacagcagatgcaatctcattagCTCTCCACTCTGccctggatcacctggacagtagtaatacaggtttcccccgccgtccgaaggtacagcattcctatgaaaccgttcgtaatcggcaatcgcctccgttctgggccgacatttacatgccaggtggcacctaattaattagcttgtttatttcggcttttttcttaaagatgtgctgggcgtGTCCCAGCtatcgctgcattctccgcggcaatgtatcggtacGTAGCCCGGggtctggggtggtgggacactgaggtgtcatctcatcgtcgtctgtttccatcagggcagataGGTcgtcttcttctatctctgcctgcctagATGTCGagggtcgaggtttgtcgtctgctgtggctgatgtggaaggcttgaaaaacgacagtgtgcttgactgcttagccttgcgcatttttctgtcatagagttctttgtaagcactcaaaccatcttgcaaatatgccctaaacttacgtaccctttcaaaattaaagtcatacttttctgcaatcattgttgtcaattgctgcgaaaatctcacacagttgcttcacgttcagttcctggacgacttcactttcggtccattcgctactgcattcggtttcgattgttatcctttcttcttccaattgcatcagctcttcatcagttcttggtcatgggatgccaaaacctcttcaacatcaccttcgtcaacttccacaagccaaactcactttgcccttacttcgttcaccacgatcggaacgcttaattatgtctagttttacgctaagtttaacacccttacgagctctttcaggcttttccgataccctagaactcatcttgctaacggctgctcacaggcacgtgtttaagcaatgacGGCCAGAATGTAATTctgggggaggagcggctgctcggggcgcgcgctgtctTTTATCGCATGCTTTTTCTGTgttgccttttttcataacagtgaaaacaccttctgttagcgaaaacagggaactaatgtaggtttttcgtaacagcgaggtttcgtaaagcgaacgttcgaaaagtgggggacacctgtaccttcATCAGGCTGccgtttattgactacagtagTCAATAAACACACGAACTACATATAGCAatctatagtttttattattatgtattacaatggactgctgccacaaagtaatgaatttcatgacatatgccaatgatattaattcTGACACTGATTCTGTAagaacagtatgcaagagaagcttttcactgtatcttggtacatgtgacaataataaaccaacagcgATACAGTCTTTCTCATTGTGAATTTGCAacttatttacctgcactgcactttctttgtagttgttacgctttattctgcattccgttattgttttaccttgtactacctcagtgcactgttgtaatgaatttatAAACAGTGGATTCCACTTAAATGGGactcattgggaccagtacattttgtcccaattagctgaagtttcatggagatagtttaaaaggtataaaaaagacaaactaccatttaactgagtaacaaattatgtatttcaatgaaatatagaacaaattagaacacaaccatattactatagtactataaaaccgtactaatagttattgacggaggaattcatccagtgaacGCTGCCGAATTCATTTGGCTGATGATAAATGAACAAATTGGCGCAGGCATCTAGTGCAGAttatgatatgattatgaagacaggtagtccttttttattgtcatttagtaatgcatgcattaagaaataacacattatttcctccggtgtgatatcacaaaacacaggacaaaccaagactgaaaagctgacaaaaccacataattataacatatagttacaaacagtgtaacaataccataacttgatgaagaagtccatgagcacagtaaaagttcaaagtttctcaaatgtcccacatctcacgcagacagaagaaggaagaaaaactctccctgccatgccgaccacaatccaactctgagccatccgaaaacttcgagctctgatcagctctctgacaccgagtactgagcgccatctctgtccgaacaattccaCCTCCGTCTCGGTCGCCATTATGGGCTGCCTTCATAAAATGCTTTCAAtgtttgcatcctccaaatcttcattttcattctaaCATTCAAAACGATTGCCAATACCTCCAAATTTGTTATAGTTCcaaacttgaagtagtgaaatcatttcattttcactcctgaccatttctagcatctccagTGTGCAACAGTTCTGaactgtcttactgcttatttcttgccaactatcagccacaaaaatcactgctttttgaatataaACAGACACAAttgatgttatttaaaaactgctcgCTCTAAGCTACAaaagtgcacgtgactgatgcaagttagaaactgttcggcaacagtctcctgtcccaattaagcgaaATAGTGGCCCAGATTAATGAAGGGAGTCCTGGGTATTTTCTCGATTAGGTTTTTGCTGAGGGCCTCCAGCGCCCAGGGCGTGATCTTTTTTCACCGTTGCCGTCAGGTGGGAGGTGCAGAGGCCTGGGGGCACATGCTCAGCGACTCAGGAGcggcttctccccctctgccatccgattcctgggTGGGTGCTGAGGCTtcggatactacctcactttttttttaatatacagtattactgtctttgcatgtttttttgtctatatacgtaattgatttacttgttaatttattattatgttttattttatgtatgtattttttctctgctagattatgtattgcattgaactgctgctgccaagttaacaaatttcacgtcacatgctggtgataacaaacctgattctgataaactttaagagttgtcccaaataatggacagcccaattaactggaatccactatatacAAAAAGCgtgcaagacaaatttttcaGTGTGTCTCAGCAcacgtgacaacaataaactggTTCCAATATTCAGTCTCTTTTTTCCCCGTCTTACCCGAGTCAGGAGGCTTGTTGATCAGCATGGTGTGCATTGCCATGATGTTGGGACCAGTGAAGCACTCCACATATTTTAAGATCTGAAAGCATTAACtgtattaacaaagcattttatgCAAAAGGCTGATTTCAAATACAATATCCACCTACAAATTAGCTGCAATATTTGTAAACTGGTATGTTAAATtaggtgttggcgcgtggccaagtggttaaggtgtcggtctagtgatctgaaggttgccagttcgagcctcagctgaggcagtgtgttatgtacttgagcaaggcacttaaccacacattgctctgcgacaacaccggtgccaagctgtatgggtcctaatgcccttcccttggataataTCGGTGGTATGGAGaagggagatttgcagcatgggcaactgcaggtcttccatacaaccttgctcaggcctgcgccctggaaaccttccaaggcgcaaatccatggtctcacgagactaacggatgcctatattatGTTAAATTAGATAAGCATTTGAGGATATCTTGAAGAGTACAGTGAAACACCAGCAAAATATTTTTAGACTTGATTATTCTGATTTGATAGCAGCCTACTGgtttgaaaataatttaaagttaCATATTGTGCAGCAAGCTCTTACTTTTTAGGAGAACGTACACTAACATTGCTTCTTGTTTGCATCTGAGTATGTTCTCAATCATTTGCAATTCTTTGGATAAAAAGAAGTCTTTAGCCTTTAAATCTTTGCCTCTCACCTCTGGTAGGCAGCAGTACCTAAAAAGGATTTCATTGTTTTGGAAATCTTGGATCTTGGAAACAGCCTGGTGATCTGGAACATACTCAGATTTCGAAATGACTACATCTCTCATCACTGTTAATCCAGGGACCACAACTTCCTTCTGACAGATCCTTTCAAACTCCTCTCTGTAACCAAGACAAACAGCATTCATTTCCAAACGTACTTTGTGTGTATTCATTAAATACATCACAATATTAGCAAATAGATAATCATTTCTTTTTCAGTTTACGTCTGTAATAAAGAATTCCAAACAATTCTCTTCCTTGAATCTTTAGAACCATCTACCCAAGGGAACATCAGAGGCCAGGTAATTGAGTATACACAAAGCTGATTTTCAGTTGGGGTGTTAAGGGTTTGAAGTGTTGGATTAAGGTCCAGATTGAAGTTTTCATTgtgcttttccttgtagtttttaCTTTCTTTATTCCCTTATATATTTGTACAATCACCTGCTTGTAAACTTTCAGTAAATTAGCAAACTTTAGCAGTGCCTCCACCCCACACCCTTTCAAGCAGGACAATCCGGATTCCAACCCGGGCGAAAATATCACTCCTTTGATCTACTCTTAACATCTTCCTCCTGAACaaaacctataccctctagttttgACACCCCAGCCATGTGGCAACGTTTCCTGCCGTCTCTCCTGTCTGCACAGCTCATTATTCTTACGCCTCAGTCAGTCTTCGCGGTTTCttacactccaaggaaaacaagcccGGTCTCTCCTCACGTGTAAGGGGCACTATCCCAGGCAgcgcctggtgaatctcttctgcaccctctccagtgcacaGAGTGGAGACCAGAAGTGTGCACAGTACCTCGGCTGTGGCCTAGCCAAGTTTTACAAGCTGTATCATAAACTAATATTTGGTGCCCCAGCCAATGACGTCTAGTATCCACACACTCCCTTCATGTCTACCCACGCTGCTACCTTCAGGGATCTTAGTGACGTTTACCAGCAGTGTAGTAGACGAAGGACTGGAAGCACTGTTCAGGATCCCTACCacctatcccacaatctctttgacccactaccatagGAAGGAGATCCGGGAGCCTCAGCACTAGGAACTGCCAGACTGGCTCAACATTTAGGCTCTAAGACTAATGAGTACCCTGACACCACCCTGGTGTCCTCACTAGAACAGCGAGC
Proteins encoded in this region:
- the phyh gene encoding phytanoyl-CoA dioxygenase, peroxisomal, whose amino-acid sequence is MAATARLNLLLRHLHPDLKASPTSAEVTSHSFPGKLRYILENPHLIPEQRQFYEENGFLLVKKLVSDENLETFREEFERICQKEVVVPGLTVMRDVVISKSEYVPDHQAVSKIQDFQNNEILFRYCCLPEILKYVECFTGPNIMAMHTMLINKPPDSGKKTSRHPLHQDLHYFPFRPAAQIVCAWTAMEKVDRNNGCLVVLPGTHKGSLKKHVYPDWPGGVNKMYHGIHDYDPSHPRLHLEMEKGDTVFFHPLLIHGSGTNQTRGFRKAISCHFASADCSYINVKGTSQENIEEEVLEIGKKKYNLDKDVSLADVWCFKSRLVQGERTNL